Proteins encoded within one genomic window of Parachlamydia sp. AcF125:
- a CDS encoding SH3 domain-containing protein — translation MSKISATLVFVCSTLIGALHSPLLAANPAGLSAHPFSAFTGKVMRDKVRIRLEPCTESPILKEMVRGEMVIVTGETDEFYAILPPEETKAYIFRTFVLDNIVEGHKVNVRLAPSLEAPTITQLNTGDQVEGSISASNPKWLEIAPPKHVRFYIAKDYIEKIGPADLMAKIEKRKQEATSALSQTTLALQAELQKTFESMHVEPLFQNLNQISKEYTDLPELAAQARDFLRHSQEIYLRKKVAYLESKTPDPSQNWQTKHYQLASELEEKQHKLAQLEKELATQNLAPTPITPSANQSKVKTPSLQWASIEQQRFEEWMAERGEEGTLDEFYEEQEKSHVLLTGIVEPYARSIKNKPGDFILINQATHLPIAYLYTTDTSLQDKIGQTVTIHASPRPNHHFAYPAYYVLSFE, via the coding sequence ATGTCCAAAATCTCCGCCACCCTTGTTTTCGTTTGTTCCACTTTAATTGGAGCTCTTCATTCCCCTTTGCTAGCAGCCAACCCGGCAGGGCTTTCTGCCCACCCTTTTTCTGCTTTTACGGGTAAAGTGATGCGCGATAAGGTGAGAATAAGACTTGAGCCATGCACGGAAAGTCCCATTTTAAAGGAAATGGTAAGGGGAGAGATGGTTATTGTAACAGGAGAAACGGATGAATTTTATGCGATCCTTCCCCCTGAGGAAACGAAGGCCTACATTTTCCGCACTTTCGTATTAGATAATATCGTCGAAGGGCATAAAGTGAATGTACGTTTAGCTCCCTCTTTAGAAGCCCCCACTATTACCCAATTAAATACAGGGGACCAGGTTGAGGGATCCATTAGCGCATCTAACCCCAAATGGCTTGAAATCGCCCCTCCTAAGCATGTCCGCTTTTATATTGCAAAAGATTACATAGAAAAAATAGGTCCTGCCGATTTAATGGCTAAAATTGAAAAACGAAAACAGGAGGCCACCTCCGCCCTTAGCCAAACAACGCTAGCCCTCCAAGCAGAACTGCAAAAAACTTTTGAAAGCATGCATGTTGAGCCTTTATTTCAAAACCTTAACCAAATCTCGAAAGAATACACAGATTTACCTGAACTCGCAGCCCAAGCACGAGATTTTCTAAGACACAGCCAAGAAATCTATCTGCGTAAAAAAGTGGCTTACCTAGAAAGCAAAACCCCAGATCCTTCTCAAAATTGGCAAACTAAGCATTACCAACTCGCTTCTGAGTTAGAAGAGAAACAGCATAAACTTGCTCAACTTGAAAAAGAATTAGCCACCCAAAACCTAGCACCAACTCCCATCACCCCATCAGCCAATCAGTCAAAAGTTAAAACACCCTCTTTACAGTGGGCTTCCATTGAGCAACAAAGATTTGAAGAGTGGATGGCAGAGCGAGGTGAGGAAGGAACTCTGGATGAGTTTTACGAAGAACAAGAAAAAAGCCACGTACTTTTAACTGGGATTGTTGAACCTTATGCTCGCTCTATTAAAAATAAACCGGGGGATTTTATCTTGATCAATCAAGCAACCCATCTACCGATAGCCTATCTTTACACCACTGACACCTCTCTTCAGGATAAGATCGGGCAAACAGTGACCATTCACGCCTCGCCAAGGCCTAATCATCACTTTGCTTATCCAGCTTATTATGTATTGTCCTTTGAATAG